Within Cystobacter ferrugineus, the genomic segment ATGGTGGAGAAGATGAGGAAGTTGCAGCACAGCTTGAGCAGGTGCGCCTGGGCGGGCGCCTCCCCCACCACGAAGAGCCGCTGTCCGAGCCCCTCCAGCACCGGGCGCGCGGAGGCCACCGCCCCAGCCTCTCCCGCCGCCATCACGAACAACTTCCCCTGGGCCGCCGCGGGGGGCCGGCCCAGCACCGGGGCCGCCACATAGCCCTGCCCCTTCTTCGCGTGCGCGTCCGCCAGCCGCTCGGAGAGCTTGGGGGAGATGGTGCTGGTGCCCACGTGGACCGCCCCGGCGCCCAGCCCCCGCGCGAGCCCGTCCTCCCCGAGCACCACCTGCTCCACCGCCGCGTCATCCGCGAGCGAGGAGATCACCACCTCGGCCCCGACCGCCGCCTCCGCCGGTGACGCGGCCCGGCGAGCACCCGCCTCGACGAGGGGCGCTGCCTTGTCCGGCGAGCGGTTCCACACCGTGAGGGCATGGCCGGCCTCGAGCAGATGACCCGCCATGGCACTGCCCATGGCACCCAGTCCGATGAACCCGATCTTCATGAAGTCTCCTCCTGGAAATGAGGCGTGGCGCCATCCAGTCCACGCCAGAATCCGAGGAGACCGGGGGCATTCCCACGCGAAGGGGCGAGGAGTGAACGCCCCTTCGTCGCCGGAAGCCAGA encodes:
- a CDS encoding NAD(P)-dependent oxidoreductase, which encodes MKIGFIGLGAMGSAMAGHLLEAGHALTVWNRSPDKAAPLVEAGARRAASPAEAAVGAEVVISSLADDAAVEQVVLGEDGLARGLGAGAVHVGTSTISPKLSERLADAHAKKGQGYVAAPVLGRPPAAAQGKLFVMAAGEAGAVASARPVLEGLGQRLFVVGEAPAQAHLLKLCCNFLIFSTIEQLGEVFALTEKGGLDRARVFEVLTESFFSAPVHKNYGRLILDRAYGPQGVPVTLAAKDTRLMLEAGEALSVPLPFASVVRDRWLAARARGEQDLDFAVLARQIAQEAGLKE